The following coding sequences lie in one Listeria ivanovii subsp. londoniensis genomic window:
- a CDS encoding cation-translocating P-type ATPase: METNTHLPQGLSSEEVRERVRNGQVNHALKPLTRSIAGIIRDNTFTLFNIINVVIASFIIFVGSYKNLLFLGVALCNTAMGIFQEIRAKRNIDKLTILTQAKVKVMRDGKLCELEQGEIVLGDIMVLNREDQICADGVIYRTDGLEVDESQLTGESEPVLKGSKDTVMSGSYIVSGQAYVEVSAVGEQSFVSKISMEVKQEKRPDSELIRSIKKIIKVLTFIIIPLGLALFFSKYFQDLPLKESVLGTSAAMIGMIPEGLVLLTSIALAVGVINLAKQKVLVKSMPCIETLARVNVLCLDKTGTITDGNLDVTDIVLKNPNVSAAQISASVSAIVSSLTDNNATSIALKKHFTENPEWQATTCYPFSSARKWSGCSFAEKGTFLIGAPEFLFQDLSIENKRELDGYAREGFRVLAVAHTSEQMKKAVLPEKSELLAYILLADNIREEAPSTFAFFANEGVSIKVISGDNPVTVSNVAVRAGIANGDKFIDMNTVSENADMESLIESYTVFGRVTPHQKKSLINAYQKQGHTVAMTGDGVNDVLALKEADCSIAMAEGSGAARSVSDFVLLSNNFDSMIDVLREGRRVVNNIERVAALYLIKTMYSTVLALTFIFVPGAYPFQPIQLSPISSLTVGIPSFFLALKPNYEQIKGQFLHKVLQTSVPAATCVIAYIMLILAFGNMLGLTFAQTSTMNVMLTGATCFVALISVGHPFGPKTKLLVGTMMAAFVCLFLFAGNIFSLVSIFDWEMMLIYVPLLISCGPLYWFIRHVIMRFSWAGAHD, translated from the coding sequence ATGGAAACAAACACACATCTCCCACAAGGCTTATCCAGCGAAGAAGTGAGGGAGCGGGTTAGAAACGGACAAGTCAATCATGCGCTTAAACCACTAACGCGTAGTATTGCTGGAATTATTCGCGATAATACATTTACGCTCTTTAATATTATTAATGTGGTGATTGCAAGTTTTATTATTTTTGTAGGAAGTTATAAGAATTTACTATTTCTTGGAGTGGCCCTTTGTAATACTGCAATGGGAATTTTTCAAGAGATTCGAGCAAAGCGTAATATCGATAAATTAACAATATTGACACAAGCCAAAGTGAAAGTCATGCGCGACGGAAAACTTTGTGAACTAGAACAAGGAGAAATCGTACTTGGTGATATTATGGTTTTAAATCGGGAAGATCAGATTTGCGCGGATGGAGTGATTTATCGGACAGACGGCTTAGAAGTTGATGAGTCGCAATTAACCGGCGAGTCAGAACCTGTTTTAAAAGGATCTAAAGACACAGTAATGTCGGGAAGCTATATCGTAAGTGGGCAAGCCTATGTGGAAGTTTCGGCAGTTGGAGAACAAAGCTTTGTCTCGAAAATTTCCATGGAAGTGAAGCAAGAGAAGCGTCCTGATAGTGAATTAATTCGCTCTATTAAAAAGATTATAAAAGTGCTTACTTTCATTATTATTCCACTAGGATTAGCCTTGTTTTTCTCGAAATATTTTCAAGATTTGCCACTTAAAGAATCAGTGCTTGGGACCTCAGCTGCAATGATTGGGATGATTCCAGAAGGCTTAGTGTTACTAACAAGTATTGCACTCGCAGTTGGTGTCATTAATTTAGCAAAACAAAAAGTCCTTGTAAAATCTATGCCTTGTATTGAAACACTTGCACGTGTCAATGTGCTTTGTTTAGATAAAACAGGAACGATTACAGATGGAAATTTAGATGTAACAGATATCGTGCTGAAAAATCCAAATGTCTCTGCCGCTCAAATAAGTGCGAGCGTTAGTGCGATAGTGAGTTCACTAACAGATAATAATGCGACTAGTATCGCTTTAAAAAAACATTTTACGGAAAATCCAGAATGGCAAGCTACTACCTGTTACCCTTTCTCTTCTGCTAGAAAATGGAGTGGTTGTAGCTTTGCTGAAAAAGGAACATTTTTAATTGGTGCACCAGAATTCCTTTTCCAAGACTTATCGATAGAAAATAAGCGAGAACTAGATGGCTATGCACGCGAAGGATTTCGAGTTTTAGCGGTAGCTCATACCTCTGAACAAATGAAAAAAGCTGTTTTACCCGAAAAAAGTGAGTTGCTTGCTTATATTTTGCTTGCCGATAATATTCGTGAGGAAGCACCAAGTACCTTTGCTTTTTTTGCAAATGAAGGTGTATCCATCAAAGTGATTTCTGGGGATAACCCTGTTACTGTTTCCAATGTCGCTGTTCGTGCCGGAATCGCAAACGGAGATAAATTTATTGATATGAATACCGTTAGTGAAAATGCAGATATGGAAAGTTTAATTGAATCATACACTGTTTTTGGTCGCGTTACTCCACACCAAAAAAAATCACTAATTAACGCATACCAAAAACAAGGTCATACTGTAGCGATGACTGGAGATGGTGTCAATGATGTGCTCGCTTTGAAAGAAGCAGACTGCAGTATTGCAATGGCTGAAGGAAGTGGCGCGGCACGCAGTGTTTCGGATTTCGTGCTGTTATCCAATAATTTTGACTCCATGATTGATGTGCTTCGCGAGGGACGCCGTGTTGTTAACAATATTGAACGGGTTGCTGCACTGTACTTGATTAAAACCATGTATTCTACAGTTTTAGCACTTACCTTCATTTTTGTACCGGGTGCCTATCCATTCCAACCAATTCAGCTTAGCCCGATTTCTTCATTAACGGTAGGAATTCCATCATTCTTCTTAGCACTAAAACCAAATTATGAACAAATCAAAGGGCAATTCTTGCATAAAGTTTTACAAACCTCCGTGCCTGCTGCAACTTGTGTCATTGCTTATATCATGTTGATTTTAGCATTTGGTAATATGTTAGGATTAACTTTTGCACAAACTTCAACGATGAATGTAATGCTCACGGGTGCAACCTGTTTTGTAGCTTTAATTAGTGTTGGACATCCATTTGGTCCAAAAACAAAATTACTTGTCGGAACAATGATGGCTGCATTTGTTTGTTTATTCTTGTTCGCTGGAAATATTTTTTCGTTAGTCTCGATTTTTGATTGGGAAATGATGCTCATTTACGTACCACTTCTCATTTCTTGTGGCCCATTATATTGGTTTATCAGACATGTTATCATGCGCTTTTCTTGGGCAGGAGCACATGATTAA